The proteins below are encoded in one region of Tsuneonella sp. CC-YZS046:
- a CDS encoding CCA tRNA nucleotidyltransferase, with translation MSISDRLPDAEWTAREDLARLAAALGPGNLRWVGGAVRDTLLGHAVSDVDAATPLQPDDVMKRLGKARIRTVPTGIAHGTITALLADGNVEITTLRRDVSTDGRRATVQFTDDWREDAARRDFTINALYADPQTLKIFDYFGGQEDLAARRVRFIGDARERIREDHLRILRYFRFQARFGGMLDEEAESACTELRDTLKGLSRERVAMELLNLLALPDPSPTVDRMHGLGILQVVLPEAGKRELATLARLIAAEARAGLPPKALRRLAALIPPIAPIAETIAARLRLSGKQRKYLACIAERTTDDADFPRALAYREGLECARDRLLTGGFPIDALHGWHVPQLPLKGGDIVASGVTAGPQIARTLRAVEAKWIEENFPGAQRVKEILAETLSGH, from the coding sequence ATGAGCATTTCTGATCGCCTCCCCGATGCGGAATGGACCGCGCGGGAAGATCTGGCCCGCCTTGCCGCAGCGCTTGGCCCGGGCAATCTGCGCTGGGTCGGCGGCGCGGTCCGCGACACGCTGCTCGGGCACGCTGTCAGCGATGTGGATGCGGCGACGCCGCTTCAGCCCGACGACGTGATGAAGCGGCTGGGCAAGGCGCGCATCCGCACCGTGCCCACCGGAATCGCGCATGGCACCATCACGGCGCTGCTGGCGGATGGCAATGTCGAGATCACCACCCTGCGCCGCGACGTTTCGACCGATGGCAGGCGCGCGACGGTGCAGTTCACCGACGACTGGCGGGAGGACGCGGCGCGGCGGGATTTCACCATCAATGCGCTTTATGCCGATCCGCAAACGTTGAAGATCTTCGACTATTTCGGCGGGCAGGAAGATCTCGCGGCACGGCGGGTTCGTTTCATCGGCGATGCACGGGAACGGATACGCGAAGATCATTTGCGGATATTGCGCTATTTCCGCTTCCAGGCCCGCTTCGGGGGAATGCTCGACGAAGAGGCGGAAAGCGCCTGCACCGAATTGCGCGATACGCTGAAGGGGCTTTCCCGGGAACGCGTGGCGATGGAGCTTCTGAACCTGCTCGCCCTTCCCGACCCTTCGCCCACAGTCGACAGGATGCATGGCCTGGGCATCCTGCAGGTGGTGTTGCCGGAAGCGGGGAAGCGCGAGCTTGCCACGCTCGCGCGGCTGATAGCGGCAGAGGCGCGTGCCGGCCTGCCTCCCAAGGCGCTGCGGCGCCTCGCCGCTCTGATCCCGCCCATTGCGCCGATCGCCGAAACGATCGCGGCCCGCCTGCGTCTTTCCGGCAAGCAGCGCAAATATCTCGCCTGCATTGCCGAGCGCACCACGGATGATGCCGATTTTCCGCGCGCCCTCGCCTATCGGGAAGGGTTGGAATGCGCCCGGGACAGGCTGCTGACAGGCGGGTTTCCCATCGACGCGCTGCACGGCTGGCACGTTCCCCAACTGCCCCTCAAAGGGGGCGATATCGTGGCCAGCGGGGTGACGGCGGGGCCACAGATCGCCCGCACCCTGCGGGCAGTCGAGGCGAAGTGGATCGAGGAGAATTTTCCCGGCGCGCAACGCGTCAAGGAAATTCTTGCGGAAACTCTCTCCGGACATTGA
- a CDS encoding DUF1285 domain-containing protein, with protein MPYDPPPELAALSLPELAEAVASRKLPPLEQWNPAEQGESHMRIATDGRWFHEGGEITRPAMVRAFASLLLRDDTGRHWLVTPSQKLSIEVEDAAFVATDMVEKQGALAFRLNTDDLVLAGPENPLRATGDPDVPAIYLAVRHGCEARLNRSTYAQLADHALAHGGDWTVESQGARFSLIPQ; from the coding sequence ATGCCTTACGATCCGCCCCCCGAACTTGCCGCGCTGTCGCTGCCGGAACTTGCGGAAGCGGTCGCTTCGCGCAAGCTGCCCCCGCTCGAACAATGGAACCCGGCCGAACAAGGGGAAAGCCACATGCGCATCGCGACGGACGGACGCTGGTTCCACGAAGGCGGCGAAATCACCCGGCCGGCAATGGTGCGGGCCTTCGCATCGCTGCTCCTGCGCGACGATACGGGCAGGCACTGGCTGGTCACGCCATCCCAGAAACTGTCGATCGAGGTCGAGGATGCAGCCTTCGTCGCCACCGACATGGTGGAGAAACAAGGCGCGCTGGCGTTTCGCCTCAATACCGACGATCTGGTTCTGGCCGGCCCGGAAAATCCGCTTCGCGCTACGGGCGATCCTGACGTTCCGGCCATCTATCTGGCCGTCCGGCATGGCTGCGAGGCCCGCCTCAACCGCAGCACTTACGCGCAGCTCGCGGATCATGCCCTGGCGCATGGCGGCGATTGGACCGTCGAGAGCCAGGGCGCCCGTTTTTCCCTGATTCCGCAATGA
- a CDS encoding cysteine desulfurase family protein translates to MIYCDYQATTPLAPEAREAMLPWLDGPDGTGFGNPHSPHRFGRQAAAAVELARDRVAALFPPGGRVIFTGSATEAINLALRGSHPPGDARPVAVSAIEHAAVLDTARALRCPVEILPVDRAGLVDPACGLPDAVRLVAVMQVNNEIGTIQPVDALARRAKELGALFLCDAVQGAGKLAPPAEADMIAVSAHKLYGPKGIGALWIRDGVVLEPLLTGGGQEQGLRSGTLSPALCAGFGVAARLSTELLENDAQHVEKLWARVHSLLPEWELNGSADSRWHGNLNIRREGLDVARLMSDLRTIAFSAGSACASGSGRPSHVLSALGLSARQAKSSIRLGFGRYTTLDEIEMVAESLNAAAERQDMR, encoded by the coding sequence ATGATCTATTGCGACTATCAGGCGACGACGCCCCTGGCGCCGGAAGCGCGGGAGGCAATGCTGCCCTGGCTCGATGGGCCGGATGGCACCGGGTTCGGCAATCCGCATAGCCCGCATCGGTTCGGGCGGCAGGCGGCGGCGGCGGTCGAACTGGCGCGTGACCGGGTAGCGGCGCTTTTCCCGCCGGGCGGGCGCGTGATCTTCACCGGCAGCGCCACCGAAGCGATCAACCTGGCCTTGCGCGGCTCGCATCCGCCCGGCGATGCCCGCCCCGTGGCGGTATCGGCGATCGAGCACGCGGCCGTGCTGGATACGGCCAGGGCCTTGCGCTGCCCGGTGGAGATATTGCCGGTGGATCGCGCGGGACTGGTCGATCCGGCCTGCGGCTTGCCTGATGCGGTGCGTCTGGTTGCGGTGATGCAGGTCAACAACGAGATCGGCACCATCCAGCCGGTCGATGCGCTCGCCCGGCGAGCGAAGGAGTTGGGCGCGCTTTTCCTGTGCGATGCCGTTCAGGGCGCCGGCAAGCTCGCCCCGCCGGCGGAAGCGGACATGATCGCGGTGTCGGCCCACAAGCTCTACGGGCCGAAGGGAATCGGCGCGTTATGGATACGGGACGGGGTGGTGCTCGAGCCTCTGCTCACTGGCGGAGGGCAGGAACAGGGGCTGCGTTCCGGCACGCTCAGCCCGGCGCTTTGCGCGGGTTTCGGGGTCGCCGCCAGACTGTCGACAGAGCTGTTGGAAAATGATGCGCAGCATGTGGAAAAGCTGTGGGCACGGGTGCATTCCCTGCTGCCGGAATGGGAGCTGAACGGCAGCGCCGATAGCCGCTGGCACGGCAATCTCAATATCCGGCGCGAAGGGCTGGATGTCGCGCGGCTGATGTCCGATCTACGGACGATTGCATTTTCGGCGGGATCGGCTTGCGCGAGCGGCTCCGGCAGGCCAAGCCATGTCCTGTCGGCCCTGGGTTTGAGCGCAAGACAGGCAAAAAGCTCGATCCGGCTTGGCTTCGGGCGTTATACCACGCTGGACGAGATCGAGATGGTGGCCGAAAGCCTGAATGCCGCCGCCGAACGACAGGATATGCGATGA
- a CDS encoding site-specific DNA-methyltransferase has translation MGQVLTKARARVRASEDQVRAKLPLGQILAGDCVEAMRSLPDASVDLIFADPPYNLQLGGDLNRPDGSHVDAVTNDWDHFDSFAAYDAFTRAWLAEARRVLRPDGAIWVIGSYHNIFRVGAMMQDMGFWLLNDIVWRKSNPMPNFRGTRFTNAHETLIWASMGEKAKYHFNYRAMKTLNDELQMRSDWVIPICAGQERLKKAGHKVHPTQKPEALLYRVMLATTEKGDVVLDPFFGTGTTGAVAKRLGREWIGCEREDIYREAARERIEMALPLDESALTTMQSRKEAPRVAFGALVEAGWIAPGTEIFDKKRRFSAVVRADGSVEAGKETGSIHHVGKVLQNAPSCNGWTFWHLQHEGSAKPLDALRQLFLLTVED, from the coding sequence ATGGGGCAGGTATTGACCAAAGCCCGGGCGCGTGTCCGCGCGTCCGAAGATCAGGTGCGGGCCAAATTGCCGCTGGGGCAGATCCTGGCGGGCGATTGCGTGGAGGCTATGCGCAGCCTGCCCGATGCTTCGGTCGATCTGATTTTCGCCGATCCGCCCTATAATCTCCAGCTTGGCGGCGATCTCAACCGGCCGGACGGCAGCCATGTCGATGCGGTTACGAATGACTGGGACCATTTCGATAGCTTCGCGGCCTACGATGCCTTTACGCGGGCCTGGCTTGCCGAGGCGCGCCGGGTGCTCAGGCCCGACGGCGCAATCTGGGTGATCGGCAGCTATCACAATATCTTCCGCGTCGGCGCGATGATGCAGGACATGGGGTTCTGGCTTCTGAACGACATCGTCTGGCGCAAGTCGAACCCGATGCCGAATTTCCGGGGCACGCGCTTCACCAACGCGCATGAAACGCTGATCTGGGCCTCGATGGGGGAAAAGGCGAAGTATCATTTCAACTATCGCGCCATGAAGACGCTGAATGACGAATTGCAGATGCGTTCGGACTGGGTCATCCCCATCTGCGCCGGGCAGGAACGGCTAAAGAAGGCGGGGCACAAGGTCCATCCGACGCAGAAGCCGGAGGCGCTGCTCTATCGCGTCATGCTGGCGACCACCGAAAAGGGCGACGTGGTGCTGGACCCGTTCTTCGGCACCGGCACGACCGGCGCGGTGGCCAAGCGCCTCGGGCGTGAATGGATCGGCTGCGAGCGTGAGGACATCTATCGCGAAGCCGCCCGCGAACGGATCGAAATGGCCTTGCCGCTGGACGAAAGCGCCCTGACGACAATGCAGAGCCGCAAGGAAGCGCCGCGCGTGGCGTTCGGCGCTTTGGTGGAAGCCGGCTGGATCGCGCCGGGCACGGAGATTTTCGACAAGAAGCGCCGTTTCAGTGCCGTTGTGCGCGCCGACGGTTCCGTTGAAGCGGGCAAGGAAACCGGCTCGATCCACCATGTCGGCAAGGTGCTGCAAAACGCGCCCAGCTGTAATGGCTGGACTTTCTGGCATCTCCAGCACGAGGGCTCGGCAAAGCCGCTCGACGCCTTGCGCCAGTTGTTCCTGCTGACGGTCGAGGACTGA
- a CDS encoding cysteine desulfurase family protein, giving the protein MHLRIYLDHAATTPIRPEAAAAVAEGMGKWANPSSPHAEGRAARAALEDARARAAASLGWPHELIFTSGASESAAMALARAKGGARLVSAVEHDSVLQALPDAEILPVRPDGALDLDVLEEAVDGRERPVVAVQAINSETGNGQDLDAIARIVHSADGLLLVDAAQSAGKFALPAGADMVILSAHKFGGPPGVGALLVKDFAMLAPSSGQERGYRRGTENLPGALGLAAALEACSAPYLDPAVLEPIIERLAPAIARLGGMRLADRLAAPTPYIEAIAMPDMSGSAQLMRFDMAGFAVSQGSACSSGSLKRSHVLQAMGLDDELAGRIIRVSFGWSTTREEVERFCDSWIALAEGSGARAA; this is encoded by the coding sequence GTGCATTTGCGCATTTATCTCGATCATGCGGCCACGACGCCGATCCGCCCCGAAGCGGCCGCCGCGGTGGCGGAGGGGATGGGCAAATGGGCGAACCCGTCCAGCCCCCATGCCGAGGGCAGGGCTGCCCGTGCCGCGCTGGAGGATGCCCGCGCGCGCGCGGCCGCCTCGCTGGGCTGGCCGCATGAGCTGATCTTCACCAGCGGCGCGAGCGAGAGCGCCGCGATGGCGCTCGCTCGCGCGAAGGGCGGGGCCAGGCTGGTGAGCGCGGTGGAGCATGACTCCGTGCTGCAAGCCTTGCCGGACGCGGAGATCCTGCCTGTTCGCCCGGACGGCGCGCTGGATCTCGACGTGCTGGAGGAAGCGGTGGACGGCCGGGAGCGCCCGGTTGTGGCGGTGCAGGCCATCAATTCGGAAACGGGCAACGGGCAGGACCTGGATGCGATTGCGCGGATTGTGCATTCGGCGGACGGCCTGCTGCTGGTCGATGCGGCGCAAAGCGCCGGCAAGTTCGCCTTGCCGGCCGGGGCGGATATGGTGATCCTCTCCGCCCACAAGTTCGGCGGCCCACCCGGTGTCGGCGCCTTGCTGGTGAAGGATTTCGCCATGCTGGCGCCGTCCAGCGGGCAGGAGCGGGGGTATCGCCGCGGCACGGAGAATCTGCCGGGCGCGCTTGGCCTTGCCGCGGCATTGGAAGCCTGCAGCGCCCCCTATCTCGATCCGGCGGTTTTGGAACCGATAATTGAAAGGCTCGCCCCGGCCATCGCCCGCCTCGGCGGAATGCGGCTGGCCGACCGTCTTGCCGCTCCCACACCCTATATCGAGGCCATCGCGATGCCCGATATGTCCGGCAGCGCGCAGCTGATGCGCTTCGACATGGCGGGATTTGCCGTGTCGCAGGGCAGCGCCTGCTCGTCCGGCAGCCTCAAGCGAAGCCATGTCCTGCAGGCGATGGGGCTGGACGACGAACTGGCCGGCCGGATCATCCGCGTCAGTTTCGGCTGGAGCACGACGCGCGAGGAGGTGGAACGCTTCTGCGACAGCTGGATCGCGCTGGCGGAAGGCAGCGGAGCGCGGGCCGCATGA
- a CDS encoding N-acetyltransferase, which translates to MADLIPLSEIEPALIEELLDRAFEPDRRKRTAYRIREGMEWLPGLSFAAIDNEGYLVGTIQTWPIALTDPNGRPHPMLLVGPVAVLPEHQGRGYGKALMLAMLAAIDTRAPLPLVMIGDEEYYGRFFQFRAALTQGWQVPGPVDPKRLLVRCENPATLPREGMLGPWLG; encoded by the coding sequence ATGGCTGATCTGATTCCCCTTTCCGAAATCGAGCCCGCGTTGATCGAGGAATTGCTGGATCGCGCCTTCGAGCCGGATCGCCGCAAACGGACCGCCTATCGCATTCGCGAAGGCATGGAATGGCTGCCGGGCCTTAGCTTCGCCGCAATCGACAACGAAGGCTATCTGGTCGGTACCATCCAGACGTGGCCGATCGCCCTGACCGACCCCAATGGCCGGCCGCATCCGATGCTGCTGGTCGGCCCCGTGGCCGTCCTGCCGGAGCATCAGGGCCGGGGATACGGCAAGGCGCTGATGCTGGCGATGCTGGCGGCCATCGATACCCGGGCACCCTTGCCGCTGGTGATGATCGGCGACGAGGAATATTATGGCCGCTTCTTCCAGTTCCGGGCCGCACTCACCCAGGGATGGCAGGTTCCCGGCCCGGTCGATCCGAAGCGCCTGCTCGTTCGATGCGAGAATCCCGCCACTCTGCCACGCGAAGGCATGCTCGGGCCTTGGCTAGGCTAG
- a CDS encoding CoA pyrophosphatase: MNSLFDHLKRLFDEGHARRIERLRDDGQYAPPGDPRAAAVLIAVTERAEPGVLLIHRPEAMRSHPGQVAFPGGKVDPGEDAITAALREAHEELGLVPRNIRIIGATDDFQTGSGFRVTPVLGVIPPDIPIVPNPAEVDQWFEAPLRFLLDPANRVVRSGDFGGMRREYLEVMWDNHRIWGVTAAIIANLASRISHEHF, translated from the coding sequence ATGAACAGCCTGTTCGATCATCTGAAGCGGCTGTTCGACGAAGGCCATGCGCGGCGGATAGAGCGCCTGCGCGACGACGGCCAATATGCGCCCCCCGGCGACCCGCGTGCGGCGGCGGTGCTGATCGCGGTCACGGAACGCGCGGAACCCGGAGTATTGCTGATCCATCGGCCCGAGGCGATGCGCTCCCACCCGGGCCAGGTCGCCTTCCCCGGCGGCAAAGTCGATCCCGGCGAGGACGCCATAACCGCCGCCCTTCGCGAAGCGCATGAAGAGCTGGGTCTCGTGCCGCGCAATATCAGGATCATTGGCGCAACCGACGATTTCCAGACCGGCAGCGGCTTTCGCGTCACCCCGGTGCTCGGCGTGATCCCGCCCGACATTCCGATCGTTCCCAATCCGGCGGAAGTCGATCAGTGGTTCGAGGCTCCCCTGCGCTTCCTGCTGGACCCGGCCAACCGTGTCGTGCGAAGTGGCGACTTCGGCGGGATGCGGCGCGAATATCTCGAAGTGATGTGGGACAATCACCGCATCTGGGGTGTTACCGCGGCGATCATCGCCAATCTGGCCAGCCGGATTTCCCATGAGCATTTCTGA
- a CDS encoding PQQ-dependent sugar dehydrogenase → MFPRKYISALILSATFISASCGAESVGDKQTDSVSAQEAGSLANPEAIFEISERGTFDEPWAMAFEPGTGNLFITEKRGAIKVVRPDGRTGSVGGVPRVDYGGQGGLGDFVFAPDHADSRMVYLSWAEAGQGDTRGAAVGRAKLACAETGDCRLEGLEVIWRQDPKVSGRGHYSHRIAFSPDGEYLFIASGDRQKMAPAQDVSNNLGAIVRLKPDGSPAPGNPFAEKGSANPELWSIGHRNILGLRFDASEQLWDLEHGPRGGDELNLVKPGANYGWPLVSDGDHYNGTPIPDNDTRPDLAAPAISWTPVIAPGNFIFYSGSLFPEWQGQTLIPGLESEALVRVEIIGGKGVERARYDFGARLRDIAQGPDGAIWLIQDGRSARLLKLTPKRAR, encoded by the coding sequence ATGTTCCCACGCAAATACATATCCGCCCTGATCCTATCCGCCACATTCATCTCCGCAAGCTGCGGAGCGGAAAGTGTCGGGGACAAACAGACCGACAGCGTTTCAGCTCAGGAAGCGGGAAGCCTGGCCAATCCCGAAGCAATATTCGAGATCAGCGAGCGCGGCACCTTCGACGAGCCCTGGGCCATGGCGTTCGAACCAGGCACCGGCAATCTGTTCATCACGGAAAAGCGCGGCGCCATCAAAGTCGTCCGGCCCGATGGCCGGACCGGCTCGGTAGGTGGCGTGCCCCGCGTGGATTACGGGGGCCAGGGCGGGTTGGGCGATTTCGTTTTCGCGCCGGACCATGCGGACAGCCGCATGGTCTATCTGAGCTGGGCGGAAGCGGGCCAGGGTGACACGCGCGGCGCGGCGGTGGGCCGGGCGAAGCTCGCCTGCGCGGAAACCGGCGATTGCCGGCTCGAAGGGCTGGAGGTCATCTGGCGGCAAGATCCCAAGGTCAGCGGACGCGGCCATTATTCCCATCGCATCGCCTTTTCGCCGGATGGGGAATATCTCTTCATCGCCTCGGGCGACCGGCAGAAGATGGCCCCCGCGCAGGACGTTTCCAACAATCTGGGCGCGATCGTGCGGCTCAAGCCCGACGGCAGCCCGGCCCCCGGCAATCCATTCGCGGAAAAAGGCTCCGCCAATCCGGAACTGTGGTCGATCGGACACCGCAACATCCTGGGCCTGCGGTTCGACGCCAGCGAGCAATTATGGGATCTGGAGCATGGCCCGCGCGGCGGCGACGAGCTTAATCTCGTGAAACCCGGCGCCAATTATGGCTGGCCGCTGGTGTCCGATGGCGATCACTACAATGGAACGCCGATCCCGGACAACGACACGCGGCCCGATCTGGCCGCTCCGGCCATCAGCTGGACCCCGGTGATCGCGCCGGGCAATTTCATATTCTACTCCGGCTCCCTCTTTCCCGAATGGCAGGGCCAGACCCTGATCCCGGGGCTGGAAAGCGAGGCTCTGGTCCGCGTGGAAATCATCGGCGGCAAGGGCGTGGAGCGGGCGCGCTATGACTTCGGCGCACGCCTGCGCGACATCGCCCAGGGGCCGGACGGGGCGATCTGGCTCATCCAAGACGGCCGGAGCGCCCGTTTGCTGAAATTGACGCCGAAGCGCGCCCGGTAA
- a CDS encoding ribonuclease HII, whose product MLAGTPHPAFGSEIGGQEVVFGVDEAGRGPLAGPVVAAAVLLCKPRPAGLDDSKKLTAARREQLEGAIRARCAWAVGVVEVDEIDSLNIFGATMLAMTKAVAGLCEIIRREPGQVLVDGNLTPMGRRREWRWPARPIVGGDALEPCISAASIIAKTYRDRLMCQAALSHPHYGWERNKGYGTRDHLEALRIHGPTPLHRRSFAPVAQLELL is encoded by the coding sequence ATGCTGGCAGGAACACCTCATCCCGCATTTGGGTCCGAAATTGGCGGGCAGGAGGTCGTTTTCGGGGTCGATGAAGCCGGCAGAGGGCCTCTTGCCGGCCCTGTTGTGGCCGCGGCGGTGCTGTTGTGCAAGCCTCGCCCGGCCGGGCTGGACGATTCCAAGAAGCTCACCGCAGCGCGCCGGGAGCAGCTGGAAGGCGCGATCCGCGCACGATGCGCCTGGGCCGTGGGCGTGGTGGAAGTGGATGAGATCGATAGCCTGAACATCTTTGGCGCGACCATGCTGGCGATGACCAAGGCGGTGGCCGGCCTGTGTGAAATCATCCGGCGGGAACCGGGGCAGGTATTGGTCGATGGCAATCTGACGCCGATGGGGAGACGGCGGGAATGGCGGTGGCCGGCCCGGCCGATCGTGGGCGGCGATGCCCTCGAACCCTGCATTTCCGCGGCATCGATCATCGCCAAGACTTATCGTGACCGCCTGATGTGCCAGGCGGCGCTTTCCCACCCGCATTACGGATGGGAACGGAACAAGGGCTACGGCACCCGGGATCATCTGGAAGCCTTGCGCATCCATGGGCCAACCCCGTTGCATCGCCGCAGTTTCGCCCCCGTGGCGCAACTGGAACTGCTGTAA
- a CDS encoding 2Fe-2S iron-sulfur cluster-binding protein: protein MIRVEFITAQGERVSTQAEVNSSLLETGQACGMPLEGTCEGQMACSTCHVIIAEEWFAKLRPASDEEEDMLDLAAGVVRYSRLSCQIVLTPDLDGLIAHIPPESRDMQLL, encoded by the coding sequence ATGATAAGGGTCGAATTCATCACCGCCCAGGGCGAGAGAGTTTCTACCCAGGCAGAGGTAAATTCCAGCCTGCTGGAGACGGGGCAGGCTTGCGGGATGCCGCTGGAGGGCACTTGCGAAGGGCAGATGGCCTGTTCGACCTGCCATGTCATCATCGCGGAAGAGTGGTTCGCGAAGCTGCGCCCCGCCAGTGACGAGGAGGAGGATATGCTCGATCTCGCGGCCGGGGTGGTTCGCTACAGCCGCCTGTCATGCCAGATCGTGCTGACGCCCGATCTCGATGGGCTTATCGCGCATATTCCGCCCGAAAGCCGCGACATGCAGCTTTTGTAG
- the parC gene encoding DNA topoisomerase IV subunit A, whose product MDTVADTEPDPFDAIVDAPFDSALSERYLVYALSTITARSLPDLRDGLKPVHRRLLWAMRQLKLDPASAFKKSARVVGDVIGKYHPHGDASVYDAMVRLAQDFALRYPLVEGQGNFGNIDGDNAAAYRYTEARLTPTAIRLMAGLDEGTVDFVPTYNGEEEEPEIFPGLFPNLLANGASGIAVGMATSIPSHNVAEIIDATLELIDNPHVEHARLMELFHGPDFPTGGVIVDSPAAISNAYETGRGAFRVRGRFFAAEAEKAEDREAGIERLGGGQWQLVISEIPYMVQKGKLIEQIAQAIADKKLPILDDVRDESDEHIRIVLVPRSRNVEPELLKESLYRLTDLESRFSLNLNVLDASRTPMVMGLKELLTNWVASQIDILQRRSRHRLEKIAARLELVEGYIIAFLNLDRIIEIIRTEDEPKPVMMAEFSLTDRQAEAILNMRLRSLRKLEEMELRQERDDLLAERDELEKLLESPARQRTRVKRDLNALRKEYGEDTALGRRRTTIAEAVPTVEFTMDAMIEKEPVTVILSQRGWIRAARGHVPLDGDFKFKEGDGPAFAIHAQTTDKLLVAADNGRFYTLGADKLPGARGFGEPIRTMVDIESEAQIVSLLAYKPKGQLLLASSAGKGFAAEMEELLAETRKGRQVMNVKPGVKLAVVREIAARHDHVAVVGDNRKLVIFALEELPVLARGQGVTLQRYRDGGLSDATTLALEEGLSWTMGGESGRVRSEKDVMLWKVARGAAGRLPPTGFPRDNRF is encoded by the coding sequence ATGGATACCGTTGCCGATACCGAACCCGATCCCTTCGATGCGATTGTCGATGCGCCGTTCGACAGCGCGCTGTCCGAGCGCTACCTCGTCTATGCGCTTTCCACGATCACGGCGCGCTCGCTCCCGGATCTGAGGGACGGGCTGAAGCCGGTCCATCGCCGCTTGCTCTGGGCGATGCGTCAGTTGAAGCTCGATCCGGCCAGCGCCTTCAAGAAATCGGCGCGCGTGGTGGGCGACGTGATCGGCAAGTATCACCCCCATGGCGACGCCAGCGTCTATGACGCGATGGTCCGGCTCGCCCAGGATTTCGCGCTGCGCTATCCGCTGGTCGAAGGGCAGGGCAACTTCGGCAATATCGATGGCGATAATGCCGCCGCCTATCGCTATACCGAGGCGCGCCTTACCCCTACCGCCATCCGCCTCATGGCGGGGCTGGACGAGGGCACGGTCGATTTCGTGCCCACCTATAATGGCGAAGAGGAAGAGCCGGAAATCTTCCCCGGCCTGTTTCCCAATCTGCTGGCCAATGGCGCGAGTGGAATCGCGGTGGGCATGGCCACCTCGATCCCCAGCCACAATGTCGCGGAAATAATCGACGCCACGCTGGAACTGATCGACAATCCGCATGTGGAACATGCCAGGTTGATGGAACTGTTCCATGGGCCGGATTTCCCCACGGGCGGGGTTATCGTCGACAGCCCCGCCGCGATCTCCAACGCTTATGAGACGGGACGCGGCGCATTCCGGGTGCGCGGGCGTTTCTTCGCGGCCGAAGCGGAGAAAGCCGAGGATCGCGAAGCGGGCATCGAGCGGCTGGGCGGCGGGCAATGGCAGCTCGTTATCAGCGAGATCCCCTATATGGTCCAGAAGGGGAAGCTGATCGAACAGATCGCCCAGGCCATCGCGGACAAGAAACTGCCGATCCTGGACGATGTGCGCGATGAATCCGATGAGCATATCCGGATCGTGCTGGTGCCGCGCAGCCGCAATGTCGAACCGGAACTGCTCAAGGAAAGCCTCTATCGGCTGACCGACCTCGAAAGCCGGTTCTCGCTCAATCTCAATGTGCTGGACGCCAGCCGCACCCCGATGGTGATGGGGCTGAAGGAACTGCTGACCAACTGGGTGGCCAGCCAGATCGACATCCTGCAGCGCCGCAGCCGCCATCGGCTGGAGAAGATCGCGGCCCGGCTGGAACTGGTGGAAGGCTATATCATCGCCTTTCTCAATCTGGACCGGATCATCGAGATCATCCGGACCGAGGATGAGCCGAAGCCGGTCATGATGGCGGAATTCAGCCTGACCGATCGCCAGGCCGAGGCGATCCTCAACATGCGGCTGCGCAGCCTGCGCAAACTTGAGGAGATGGAACTGCGGCAGGAGCGGGACGATCTGCTCGCCGAACGGGACGAACTCGAAAAGCTGCTCGAATCTCCCGCCCGGCAGCGCACCCGCGTGAAGCGCGATCTCAATGCGCTGCGCAAGGAATATGGCGAGGACACGGCGTTGGGCCGCCGCCGCACCACGATTGCCGAAGCGGTGCCGACCGTCGAATTCACGATGGACGCCATGATCGAGAAGGAGCCGGTCACCGTCATCCTTTCGCAGCGGGGCTGGATACGCGCCGCCCGGGGCCATGTGCCGCTGGATGGCGACTTCAAGTTCAAGGAAGGGGATGGGCCGGCCTTCGCGATCCATGCCCAGACCACCGACAAGCTGCTGGTCGCCGCCGATAACGGCCGCTTCTATACGCTGGGCGCGGACAAGCTGCCGGGCGCGCGCGGTTTCGGCGAGCCGATCAGGACCATGGTCGACATCGAATCCGAAGCCCAGATCGTGAGCCTGCTGGCATACAAGCCCAAGGGCCAGCTGTTGCTGGCGAGCAGCGCGGGGAAGGGCTTTGCGGCGGAAATGGAAGAGCTGCTGGCCGAAACCCGCAAGGGCCGCCAGGTGATGAATGTGAAACCCGGCGTCAAGCTGGCCGTGGTGCGCGAGATCGCGGCCCGGCACGATCATGTCGCCGTGGTGGGCGACAATCGCAAGCTCGTGATCTTTGCCCTGGAGGAATTGCCGGTTCTGGCGCGGGGGCAGGGCGTCACCCTGCAGCGCTATCGCGATGGCGGGCTTTCGGATGCGACCACCCTGGCCCTGGAGGAGGGGTTGAGCTGGACGATGGGCGGAGAAAGCGGGCGGGTTCGCTCCGAAAAGGACGTGATGCTGTGGAAGGTCGCCCGGGGCGCGGCGGGCAGGCTGCCGCCGACGGGCTTCCCCAGGGACAATCGGTTCTGA